The window CGGAAGGCAAGCACCAGAAGGCCCGTCAAGCACATATAGACGAGTGCGAGCAGGAGCAGCGGCTCGTAGGTCAGGTAGGTCTCCTGCCGCACTTTGGAGATCACCGCATAGACGTCGACAACGGTGATCGTTGCCACCAGCGGCGTGGATTTGAGTTGCAATACGGTTTCGCCGGTTAGCGTCGGCAGCGCCCGGTGCACGGCGCGCGGCAGCCAGATGCGCCGGAACAGCGTCCATCGGCCCATTCCGTAGGCGTGTGCCGCCTCCAATTCCCCCTTGGGCACGCCTGCGAAAGCGCCGCGCATCACCTCGCCCTCATAGGCGGCAAAGGAGATCGTCAGTGCCGCGATGCCATAGGGCCAGGCCTCACGGAGATAGGGCCAGAGGAAGGACTGGCGAATTGCCGGAAACTGCGGAAAAAGCGAACCGAGCCCGTAATAGAGGAGCCAGAGCTGCAGGAGCAATGGCGTGCCGCGAATGACGGTACAGAAAAGACGGGCCGGAACCTTCAGGAACCACGGCCCGGTCACCTGCGCGAGTCCGAGCGGGACCGCTATCAGGAAGCCGAGGAGCGATGTTGTGAACAGCATCGCCAGGCTGACGAGGATGCCGTTCCCCAGCTGCGGGAGGTAGCGCGGCAGCCAATCCCAGCGCATGAGGATCGCGATGGAAAGAACCAGGCCCACGAAGAGGATAATCAGCACGATCCGATGCGGCTTGAAGAAGCTCTCCGCCTTGGGGATATCCTCGGGAGACAAGGCGAGCGCGTGGGTGGTTTCGTTGTTCATCGCTGCTCCACGAACCCCTGGCGGGCATGCCGTTCGATGACGCCGATGACGAGGTTGGAAACGAGTGTCAGCGCCAGATAGAGCGCGCCGGCCGCGCAGAAGAAGAGGAAATAGGCCTTGGTCGCACCGGCCGCCTGGCGGGTCACGAGCGTCAGTTCGGCAAAGCCGACGACGGCGAGCAACGCCGTGTCCTTGGTTGCGATCAGCCAGAGGTTGGCGAGACCGGGAATGGCGTGGGGCAGCATCGCCGGCAGGGTGATGCGCCTCAGAACCTTGGCCGGCGACATGCCGTAGGCGCGCGCCGCCTCGATCTGACCCGCCGGCACCGCCTTGATTGCGCCGCGTAGCACCTCCGTCGAATAGGCGCCCTGGACAACACCGATGACGAAGACACCCGCCATCAGGCCGCTGATGTCGACCGTCCCGAGCCCGACAAGGCCGAGCAGTTGGTTCAGGAGATCGGTGCCCGCATAGTAGAGGAGCAGGATCAGCACGAGCTCTGGTACGGCCCGCACCACGGTCGTATAGCACTCGAGCAAATCGCGCAGCACCGGACCGCCATAGAGCTTGCCGAAGGCGCCGCCGACGCCGAGCAGGAGCCCGAGCGCATAGCCGCCGAGGGCGATTTCGATCGAGTGGAGGAAGCCCTGCAGCAGAACGCCGCCCCAGCCCGGGGCCGAGAGAGCAAGCAGGCTCCAGTTGACGAAGGAATCCATGGCGGTCAACTCCGAACGCTTCGGCCGGCGGTCCTGTAACCGCCGGCCAATTGCGGATCAGCCGCCATAGATGTCGAAGTCGAAATACTTCTTGGAGAAGGCCTCGTAGGTGCCGTTCTCACGGATCGCCTTGATCGCCGCGTTGATCTTGTCCTTGAGTTCTGTCTCCCCTTGGCGCAGACCGACGCCGACGCCGGGGCCGAGCACCTGGACATCCTGGGCAACGTCGCCCTTGTATTCGCAGCAAGCCTTGCCCTGGTCGCTCTCGAGGAAAGCGTCGAGCGCGATCGCATCGGCTTGCACGGCATCGAGGCGACCGGCGGCGAGGTCCTGGTTTGCCTCGTCCTGCGTCTGGTATTCCTTGATCTCGACGCCGGCAGGGGCGAAATGCTTGGTCGCATAGGCTTGGTGCACGGTCGAGACCTGCACACCCAGCGTTTTGCCGGCAAGGCCTTCCGGCGTCGGCTTGATGTCCTCGCCCTTGGCGCCGATGATCCCGGTTGGCGTGTTGTAGTACTTGTCGGAGAAGTCGATCGTCTTCAATCGTTCCTCGGTGATCGACATCGAACCGACGATCAGGTCTATCTTTTTCGCGTTGAGTGCCGGAATGATGCCGTCCCAGGCAACCGGCGTGACCACGCAATCGAGTTTGGCCTCGGCACAGATCGCCTTCATGAACTCGATTTCCCAGCCCTCCCAATCGCCGTTGGCGTCGGGCGAGGTGAAGGGCGGGTAGGGTTCGGCGGCGATGCCGACCTTGACCGTTTCAGCCGAGGCGGCGGCGCCGGTAATCGACAGTGCGGCGGCCAGCGCCAGGAGCTTCAATGTCTTCTTCATGCTGTTCCCCTTTGTGGTTGTTGAGCATTCAGGAATTCAATGAATTGAGCTGATGAACTTCTTGAGCCTTTCGGATCTAGGCGTGCCGAAGATCGCGTCCGGCGGTCCTTGTTCCTCGATGATGCCGTTGTGCAGGAAGACGATGTGGTTTGCGACGTTGCGGGCGAACTTCATCTCGTGGGTGACGAGGATCATCGTCCGCTTCTCGCGCGCAAGATCGCCGATCACGGAAAGCACCTCGCCGACGAGCTCCGGATCGAGCGCTGAGGTCGGCTCGTCGAAGAGCATGACGAGCGGCTGGATTGCGAGCGCCCGGGCGATCGCCGCACGCTGCTGCTGGCCCCCTGAAAGGAAGGCCGGATAGGCGTCGCGCTTGTCGTGGAGCCCGACCCGCTTGAGCAGCGCTTCGGCCATCTCTACGGCTTCGGCCTTGGATCTGCCGAGCACATGTACCGGCGCCTCGATGACATTGTCGAGGATCGTCATATGTTGCCAGAGATTAAAGCTCTGAAAGACCATACCGAGCTGGGTGCGGATGCGCTGGACCTGCTTGCGGTCCGCCGGCACCAGTCCGCCCCTGCCGTCGGATTTCATCCGGATCTCTTCGCCGTGAACGCTGATCCGTCCGGCCGAGGGCAATTCCAGCATGTTGATGCAGCGCAACAGCGTCGACTTGCCCGAGCCGCTGCCGCCGATGATCGCAATGACGTCGCCCGGGCGCGCCGTCAGGGATACGCCTTTCAGCACTTCCAGCGGCCCGAAACGCTTATGGAGGTCACTGACAGCAATTGCCTCGGCCGCCTCCGTCATCGGTGTGCGGTTCCCGTGGTTGGCGGGCTTCTCAAAAGCATGAAAACAGTTCCCCTCGTGTGGCTGTCGTGCAGCATTTTTCGGCTTTTTCGCTGTTTCCTGGCAGTATGCTGGCACTTGTGTCGTTATTGTTCAAGTGTATAATAACGGCGCCGCCCAAAATTTCTGGCGGGACTCCCGCTTGAACGAGCCCGCCGCAGGAGCAGCTAATGAGCCTATCCGGTTGGAACGAACCGATTTGGTCGGCAGACGCCGGGATCCGGGGGCGGCCGTGAGGCGCCGCAGCTTTCACCGCGCTCCGGAAGGCGAACGCCGGCAGGAACTGATCGAGGCGACGCTCGACTGTATATCCGAATTCGGTCTCAAGGGTGCCACCGTCCGCCAGATCGCGGTCCGCGCCGGCGTCACCGCTGGGCTCGTCCGGCACTATTTCGACTCCAAGGATCAGATGGTCGCGGAGGCTTATCGCGCCGTAATCGCCTCGCTGACGGAAAAGGCGAAGAATGTCGAGGGCGATCCGGCGACGCGTCTCAAGGACTTCATCGCCATCAATCTCAGCGAGCCGGTGGCCGACAGTCGCAGCGTCTCGCTGTGGGCAGCCTTCATCAGCCAGGTGAGGGTCGATCCTGTCCTCGCGGAGATTCACCGCGAGGGCTATCTCGCCTTCCGCAACGCCCTGCAGGCCCTATTGAGCGATTTCCTCGCGGCGAAGGGCAGACCCGCTAGCGATGAGTTCTGTCGCCGCTACGCCATAGCAATCAATGGCCTGGTCGACGGTCTCTGGATCGAAGGCTGCCTTGCCGGCGACCTCTTCCGCGAGGGAGAGCTGATCAGCATCGCCATGGCCTCGGTCGAATCGTTGCTCGGTCTGCCTTTAGAGGAATAACGAACGGGAGAAATCACATGCGCTATGCGTCGATCACGTCGCGGCTGGCCGACCTTGGTTCCGGCAAGTGGTCGCTGCACATTCGTGCGCGGCAATTGAAGGCGAGCGGTGCCGACATCATCGAACTGACGATCGGCGAACCGGACCTGCCGCCCGATCGCGCCCTCCTCGAGGAGTGCCAGCGCGCCATGAACGCGGGTCGGTACCGTTACTCTAACGGCCGCGGCGAGCCAGCCGTGGTTTCGGCGCTTGCGGAAAAATACCGTCGCCGCCGAGCCGACGTGACGGCGAAGAATGTCCTCTGTTTCCCCGGCACGCAGACGGCGCTTTTTACCGTGATGCTGGGGCTTGCCGAGACCGGCGACGGCGTGCTCGTCGGCGATCCGCTCTACGCGACCTATGAAGGCGTCATTCGTGCGGCCGGCGCCGATCCGGTATTCGTGCCGCTGAAATCTGATATGGGCTTTCACATGCAGGCGGAGGATCTGGAAAGGTCGGTCACGGCCGAATGCCGCGTGCTGCTGCTCAACACGCCGCACAACCCGACCGGCGCCGTGCTTACGGCCGCCGAAATCGCGGCGATCGGCGAAGTGGCCCGCCGCCACGACCTCTGGATTGTCTGCGATGAGGTCTATGAGGAGCTAGTCTTCGGGGGTACGTTCGCTTCGCCCTTCGACGATCCGGACCTCGCCGAACGCACGATCGTGGTCTCGTCGATTTCGAAGTCCCATGCCGCGCCCGGATTCCGCAGCGGCTGGGCGGTCGGGCCGGCAGAGTTTACCCGGCGACTCCTGCCGGTTTCGGAAACCATGCTGTTCGGACAGCAGCCTTTCATTGCGGACATGACGGCCCATGCCTTGACGCATGAGATCGATACCGCACGGCAGATGCGGGAGGCCTATGGGCGGCGCGCCGGCCTTATAGTCGACGGTCTCTCCCATGCACCGGGCATCGCAGTCCTACCGCCGGAAGCGGGTATGTTTGCGCTGATCGACGTTGCGGGAACCGGCCTCTCCGGCGATGCCTTTGCCTGGGCGCTGCTCGAAGAGGAGCGCGTGGCGGTGATGCCGGGGTCGTCCTTCGGCAGGCAGGCGGAGGACTTCCTGCGCGTGAGCCTAACGGTTGCGGACGAGACCATCGACGAAGCCTGCCGCCGCATTGCCGCTTTGGCCGAGCGCTGCATGACCCGAAGGGAGCGCCGCGCATGAGTGTTGCGATGAGAACCGTCGGCGAAGCTCTCGTCGGTCTCCTCGAGGCAAACGGGGTCGACGTGGTCTTCGGCATCCCCGGCGTGCACACGGTTGAGCTTTATCGCGGTCTTGCGGCTTCGAAAATCCGCCACATCACCCCACGCCATGAGCAGGGCGCCGGCTTCATGGCCGACGCCTATGCGCGCGTCAGCGGCAAGCCGGGCGTTGCGCTGGTCATCACGGGCCCTGGTCTCACCAATACGATCACCGCCATGGCGCAGGCCCGGCAGGATTCGATCCCCATGCTGGTGATCTCCGGCGTCAACCGCCGCGACTCGCTCGGGCATGGCCGCGGCCTGCTGCACGAACTGCCCGATCAGCATGGAATGATGACGACGCTGGCGCTCTATTCGCATACGCTGCTCAATCCGGTCGACTTGCCGCTGGTCATCGACCGGGCCTTTGCCGTGCTGTTATCCGGCCGCCCGGGTCCCGTCCACATAGAGATTCCTACCGACGTGATGGCTGAAACGGTCGGGAGCCAAGCGGCAAAGCCGGCCTTGGCGACCCGCCCGCACGCTGACGGAGAAACGCTGCAGAGGGCGGCCATCCTCTGCGCCGACGCGTCGCGGCCGGCGATCCTTTGCGGCGGCGGCGCGCTGGCTGCCGAAGCGGAACTGCGCGTATTGGCGGAACGGATCGGGGCACCGGTGGTCACGACCGTCAACGCCCGTGGTCTGTTGGCGGGCCACCCATTGCGCGTGCCCGCAAGCCCGAGCCTAAAGGCCGTGCGCGCCCTGCTTCGGGACGCGGATCTCGTGCTGGCGCTCGGCACCGAAATGGGGCAAACAGATTACGATCTCTATGCCGACGGCGGTTTCCCTGAACTGCGAAATCTCATCCGCATCGATATCGATGCGGCGCAGCTTGCGCGGGGGCCGCGCGCTTCGCTCTCGATCCTCTCCGGCGCGAAGGCTGCGACCGCGGGAATGGTCGGCTTCCTCCCCGATCGAGTCGCCAAGAACGGCGCTACGCGGGCCGAGGCGTCGCGAAAGGCAGCGGTCAAGGAATTGACACCGAAGATGCAGGCGGAGGTGGGCGTCATCCATGCGATATATGAGGCGCTGCCGGATTGCACCATTGTCGGGGATTCGACTCAGGCGGTCTATGCCGGCAATCTCTATTGCGACGCGCCGCGGCCGCGCGCCTGGTTCAACTCGGCCACGGGCTACGGCTCCCTCGGCTATGCGCCGCCAGCAGCCGTCGGCGCGGCGATTGCCGATGGCGGACGGCCGGTCGTCTGCCTTGTCGGCGATGGCGGCCTTCAATTTTCGCTGGCCGAGATCGGTTCTGCAGTCGATGCCGAGGCAAGGGTGATCTTCCTCGTCTGGAACAATGACGGCTACCGGGAGATCGAAACCCACATGCTGGAGGCCGGCATCGTCCCGCGAGGCGTCAACCCTACGGCTCCGGATTTCCTGCTGACGGCCAAAGCCTACGACGTCCCGGCGGAGCGATTGGCCGACGTTGAGGAGCTTCCGCGCGCCCTCGCCGACGCGGCCGCGCGAAAGGGTCCGTCGCTGATCGAAATTCACCAGGCAAGGACCATCGGCGCCACCGCCTGATGGAGAGCGAATGAGGGAATATGTGAGCGGTTTGCTGGGGCGTCTCAGTCTTTCAGGATCAAGGCTGCAACAGCCAAGCGGGATTTGACATTTGCTGCCCGGAATGGTGTTAAGGGCGCCGGCGTTCGAATCCGGCCACGTTCTTGTGTTAATCGCCGGGTATCGGGTCAATTCGTCTCATGGGCGCCTGGCGCCGAGAGAAAGGGATCGTGTCCTCAATGGACCTCCTGGGTGGTGGCAGCAAGAGCATGCAAGCGGGCCGGCTTCTTGCCGTGCTGTGGCTGTTCTGCGCCTCCTTTTCCGTACCGGCGATCGCGGTCGGGCAAAGCGTTGCGGGTCGGATCGGCCCGGGGGCGCAGACCGGCGATGTCGCCGCGCGGGATACGGGATCTTCCGATCGGCCGGTGGCGCGCCAGGTCTCGAGGGCCGTCGCCTTGCCCGACTTTCGCTTCATCGGCGCGCGGGCGGAGGGAAAGGCGACCCTCGGCGGCGATCCCGATCCGGCTCTTCCGCTCGCCTTTTCCGTTCTGCCTGCGGTTGTCGGTGATCGGCCGGCGCCGGTCACGCAAACGCAAATCGTCGTCCAGGCATCGCGCCAGAGCGATCGCATTCGTGCCCCGCCCGCGGCCCGGATCATCCTTTAAACACCTGGGCTGATCTAACTTTCGGCTCTGCCCGGCAGATGAAAACTCAGGCCCGGACTTGCCGGAGAGGCGCGTTCAGGCGGTCATGGAATTTCCAAATGCATACACCCAGATGGGCGATCCTCGCCTATGTCGCGATCGTTATCTTCGGCTGCCTCGCGGCGCTGCCGAGCATGCTGCCGTCGGCGATGCGGCAGCAATTCACTTCCGTTCTGCCGTTCGAGCCGGTCACGCTCGGCCTTGACCTCAAGGGCGGCTCGCATCTCGTGCTCGAAGTCGACGGCGCCGGCCTGCAAAAGGCACGGCTCAACACCCTTCTTGACGATACCCGACGCGTGTTGCGCGGCGAGCGTGTTTCCGCCTCTTCGGCTCGCATCAGCGGTAACACGGTGACCGTGAGCATCCCCGATCCTGCGGATCGGGAAAAGGTGCTGCCGAAGCTGCAGGAACTGGCGACGCCCGTCAGCGTCATCGGCTTCGGCGCCTCGGCGCCGGAGGTCGAGGTCACGACCGCCGGCGACGTCGTCACGCTGTCGCTCACTGAAGCCGGCCTCGCCGACCGCATGACCAAGGCGGTCGAGCAGAGCCTGGAGATCATCCGCAACCGTGTCGACCAGGTCGGCGTTGCCGAGCCGTTGATCCAGCGCATCGGATCGAACCGCATTCTCGTCCAGCTTCCGGGCCTTCAAGATCCGACGCGCCTTCGTGAGCTCCTCGGCTCCACCGCTCAGATGAGCTTCCATATGCTCGATCAGACCGTGGACGTGACGCAGCCGGCGCCGCGCGGCGTCGAGATCCTTCCCGGTGCCGATGACGGCAACCGCTATCCGGTCGAAAGCCGCGTCGCGATTTCCGGTGAACGACTGGCCGATGCCAAGGTCGGTTTCGACCAGCGTACGAACCAGCCGGTCGTGGATTTCAGCTTCGACTCGCTCGGCGCTCGCCAGTTCG is drawn from Sinorhizobium sojae CCBAU 05684 and contains these coding sequences:
- a CDS encoding ABC transporter permease — its product is MNNETTHALALSPEDIPKAESFFKPHRIVLIILFVGLVLSIAILMRWDWLPRYLPQLGNGILVSLAMLFTTSLLGFLIAVPLGLAQVTGPWFLKVPARLFCTVIRGTPLLLQLWLLYYGLGSLFPQFPAIRQSFLWPYLREAWPYGIAALTISFAAYEGEVMRGAFAGVPKGELEAAHAYGMGRWTLFRRIWLPRAVHRALPTLTGETVLQLKSTPLVATITVVDVYAVISKVRQETYLTYEPLLLLALVYMCLTGLLVLAFRYLENRIPTRGA
- a CDS encoding ABC transporter permease, encoding MDSFVNWSLLALSAPGWGGVLLQGFLHSIEIALGGYALGLLLGVGGAFGKLYGGPVLRDLLECYTTVVRAVPELVLILLLYYAGTDLLNQLLGLVGLGTVDISGLMAGVFVIGVVQGAYSTEVLRGAIKAVPAGQIEAARAYGMSPAKVLRRITLPAMLPHAIPGLANLWLIATKDTALLAVVGFAELTLVTRQAAGATKAYFLFFCAAGALYLALTLVSNLVIGVIERHARQGFVEQR
- a CDS encoding transporter substrate-binding domain-containing protein, with amino-acid sequence MKKTLKLLALAAALSITGAAASAETVKVGIAAEPYPPFTSPDANGDWEGWEIEFMKAICAEAKLDCVVTPVAWDGIIPALNAKKIDLIVGSMSITEERLKTIDFSDKYYNTPTGIIGAKGEDIKPTPEGLAGKTLGVQVSTVHQAYATKHFAPAGVEIKEYQTQDEANQDLAAGRLDAVQADAIALDAFLESDQGKACCEYKGDVAQDVQVLGPGVGVGLRQGETELKDKINAAIKAIRENGTYEAFSKKYFDFDIYGG
- a CDS encoding ABC transporter ATP-binding protein; translation: MTEAAEAIAVSDLHKRFGPLEVLKGVSLTARPGDVIAIIGGSGSGKSTLLRCINMLELPSAGRISVHGEEIRMKSDGRGGLVPADRKQVQRIRTQLGMVFQSFNLWQHMTILDNVIEAPVHVLGRSKAEAVEMAEALLKRVGLHDKRDAYPAFLSGGQQQRAAIARALAIQPLVMLFDEPTSALDPELVGEVLSVIGDLAREKRTMILVTHEMKFARNVANHIVFLHNGIIEEQGPPDAIFGTPRSERLKKFISSIH
- a CDS encoding TetR family transcriptional regulator C-terminal domain-containing protein, giving the protein MRRRSFHRAPEGERRQELIEATLDCISEFGLKGATVRQIAVRAGVTAGLVRHYFDSKDQMVAEAYRAVIASLTEKAKNVEGDPATRLKDFIAINLSEPVADSRSVSLWAAFISQVRVDPVLAEIHREGYLAFRNALQALLSDFLAAKGRPASDEFCRRYAIAINGLVDGLWIEGCLAGDLFREGELISIAMASVESLLGLPLEE
- a CDS encoding pyridoxal phosphate-dependent aminotransferase, yielding MRYASITSRLADLGSGKWSLHIRARQLKASGADIIELTIGEPDLPPDRALLEECQRAMNAGRYRYSNGRGEPAVVSALAEKYRRRRADVTAKNVLCFPGTQTALFTVMLGLAETGDGVLVGDPLYATYEGVIRAAGADPVFVPLKSDMGFHMQAEDLERSVTAECRVLLLNTPHNPTGAVLTAAEIAAIGEVARRHDLWIVCDEVYEELVFGGTFASPFDDPDLAERTIVVSSISKSHAAPGFRSGWAVGPAEFTRRLLPVSETMLFGQQPFIADMTAHALTHEIDTARQMREAYGRRAGLIVDGLSHAPGIAVLPPEAGMFALIDVAGTGLSGDAFAWALLEEERVAVMPGSSFGRQAEDFLRVSLTVADETIDEACRRIAALAERCMTRRERRA
- a CDS encoding 5-guanidino-2-oxopentanoate decarboxylase: MSVAMRTVGEALVGLLEANGVDVVFGIPGVHTVELYRGLAASKIRHITPRHEQGAGFMADAYARVSGKPGVALVITGPGLTNTITAMAQARQDSIPMLVISGVNRRDSLGHGRGLLHELPDQHGMMTTLALYSHTLLNPVDLPLVIDRAFAVLLSGRPGPVHIEIPTDVMAETVGSQAAKPALATRPHADGETLQRAAILCADASRPAILCGGGALAAEAELRVLAERIGAPVVTTVNARGLLAGHPLRVPASPSLKAVRALLRDADLVLALGTEMGQTDYDLYADGGFPELRNLIRIDIDAAQLARGPRASLSILSGAKAATAGMVGFLPDRVAKNGATRAEASRKAAVKELTPKMQAEVGVIHAIYEALPDCTIVGDSTQAVYAGNLYCDAPRPRAWFNSATGYGSLGYAPPAAVGAAIADGGRPVVCLVGDGGLQFSLAEIGSAVDAEARVIFLVWNNDGYREIETHMLEAGIVPRGVNPTAPDFLLTAKAYDVPAERLADVEELPRALADAAARKGPSLIEIHQARTIGATA